The Alosa sapidissima isolate fAloSap1 chromosome 5, fAloSap1.pri, whole genome shotgun sequence genome has a window encoding:
- the ksr1a gene encoding kinase suppressor of Ras 1 isoform X1 produces MDRVSDKGGKMVESDEQSERDSSGGAAMAALHQCELIQNMIEISISSLQGLRTKCAASNDLTQQEIRTLEVKLMKYICKQLQCKQKVPETERPQALDSYPRLGDWLRTINLRPELIEAVPVKLSLDALLQMPGAQVRETMRRLGSSTEECARLSAALSCLKSATESGGELREDGGPWTSEPTRRDSGSLTPVDQLPGLGLGGPLRPHSPSPLARPSPSTPSTPFAPFPHPRLAPVSATDIAHGYAESLTDPSPYYSARPGRIYGHTSTPPITPPSKRRHRLKPPCTPPPPSRKVLHLLPNITLTRSKSHESQLGNRIEDTPTNKCAKKNKLFLNVQINGNGCEDSPSRSPLLSARTPGAMPATAPYTLPGTPTLLEEHSGLKNNMTVHRSSPQTVRRDIGLNVTHRFSTKSWLSQTCQVCQKNMIFGVKCKHCRLKCHNKCTKEAPSCRISFLPITKIRRTESVPSDINNPVDRPAEAPQFGTLPKAITKKDHPPVLNQLDSSSNPSSTTSSTPSSPAPFQQSNPPSATPPPNPSPKGHRDNRFHFPAACYFQHRQQFIFPDVSSSTTLHSESGLPDTVNENEPCAEDLRAELAEDEDGEEEEEEEEEEIEAEGDEEVVEEEEEEDVEEEDEEQAEEEYEEEEEEVHMGSDGECDGDELDDLPSARGSGGSGHWKGPISRKASQTSVYLQEWDIPFEQLDLGELIGKGRWGRVHRGRWHGEVAIRLLEIDGNNQDHLKLFKKEVMNYRQTRHENVVLFMGACMAPPHLAIITSFCKGRTLYSVVRDTKNNLDINKTRQIAQEIVKGMGYLHAKGIVHKDLKSKNVFHDTNKVVITDFGLFGISGVVQEGRRENELKLPHGWICYLAPEIVRKMSPGNNEDRLPFSNAADVYAFGTIWYELQARDWPITNQPVEATIWQVGSGEGIKKVLAETSLGKEVTEILCTCWAYDLRERPTFAQLADMLEKLPKLNRRLSHPGHFWKSAEL; encoded by the exons ATGGATAGAGTGTCTGATAAAGGTGGAAAGATGGTCGAAAGTGATGAACAGTCGGAGAGGGATAGTAGCGGCGGCGCAGCGATGGCCGCGCTACACCAATGCGAACTCATCCAGAACATGATCGAAATCTCCATCTCCAGTTTACAAGGGCTCCGGACCAAATGCGCGGCGTCCAACGATCTCACCCAGCAAGAAATACGCACTTTAGAG GTGAAGCTGATGAAGTACATCTGCAAGCAGCTGCAGTGCAAGCAGAAGGTTCCGGAGACAGAGAGGCCGCAGGCTCTGGACAGCTACCCCAGACTCGGAGACTGGCTGCGCACCATCAACCTCAGGCCAGAGCTCATCGAG GCTGTGCCCGTGAAGCTCTCGTTGGATGCCCTGCTCCAGATGCCCGGTGCCCAAGTGCGGGAGACCATGAGGAGGCTTGGGTCCAGCACGGAGGAGTGTGCCAGGCTGAGTGCCGCCCTGTCCTGCCTCAAGAGCGCCACAGAGTCCG GTGGCGAGCTGAGAGAGGACGGTGGCCCCTGGACGTCGGAGCCCACGCGGCGCGacagcggctccctgacgcccgtTGACCAGCTGCCCGGCCTCGGCCTTGGGGGTCCCCTGCGCCCCCACAGCCCCTCCCCGCTGGCACGGCCGTCCCCCAGCACCCCGTCCACCCCCTTCGCCCCCTTCCCCCACCCGCGGCTGGCGCCCGTGTCCGCCACCGACATTGCCCACGGCTACGCCGAGAGCCTGACAGACCCCAGCCCGTACTACTCGGCGCGGCCCGGGCGCATCTACGGGCACACGTCCACGCCGCCCATCACGCCTCCGTCCAAGCGCCGCCACCGGCTCAAGCCGCCCTGCACGCCGCCGCCGCCCTCGCGGAAGGTGCTCCACCTGCTGCCCAACATCACGCTGACCCGCAGCAAGAGCCACGAGTCCCAGCTGGGCAACCGCATCGAGGACACGCCCACCAACAA GTGCGCCAAGAAGAACAAGCTGTTCCTGAACGTGCAGATCAATGGGAACGGCTGTGAGGACTCGCCCTCGCGCTCCCCGCTGCTCTCTGCCCGCACGCCCGGCGCCATGCCCGCCACTGCCCCCTACACGCTGCCCGGCACCCCCACTCTGCTGGAGGAGCACAGCGGCCTCAAGA ATAACATGACAGTCCACCGAAGCTCTCCTCAGACCGTCAGAAGAGACATCGGCCTTAATGTGACACACAG ATTCTCCACTAAATCCTGGCTCTCCCAGACCTGCCAGGTGTGTCAAAAGAACATGATCTTTGGCGTGAAGTGCAAACACTGCAG gttaAAGTGTCATAACAAGTGTACGAAGGAGGCTCCGTCCTGTCGCATCTCCTTCCTTCCAA TTACTAAGATACGGAGAACGGAGTCAGTACCGTCGGACATCAACAACCCTGTGGACCGGCCGGCCGAAGCGCCGCAGTTTGGCACCTTACCAAAGGCAATAACCAAGAAG GACCACCCACCGGTACTGAACCAACTGGACTCCAGTAGTAACCCGTCCTCCACCACCTcgtccaccccctcctcccccgccCCCTTCCAGCAGAGCAACCCCCCGAGTGCCACCCCGCCGCCCAACCCCTCGCCCAAGGGTCACCGTGACAACCGCTTCCACTTCCCAG CTGCCTGCTACTTTCAGCACAGACAGCAGTTTATCTTCCCTG ACGTGTCCAGCTCGACCACGCTGCATTCTGAAAGTGGCCTTCCAGACACAGT taaTGAGAACGAGCCATGTGCAGAGGATCTACGGGCCGAGCTGgctgaggatgaggatggagaG gaggaagaggaagaggaagaggaggagattgAGGCCGAGGGGGACGAAGAAGTcgtagaggaagaagaggaagaggatgtggaggaggaggacgaggagcagGCCGAGGAGGAgtacgaggaggaggaagaggaggtccACATGGGCTCGGACGGGGAGTGCGATGGGGACGAGCTGGACGACCTCCCGAGCGCGCGGGGCAGCGGCGGCAGTGGTCACTGGAAGGGCCCCATCTCCCGCAAGGCCAGCCAGACCAGCGTGTACCTGCAGGAGTGGGACATCCCATTCGAGCAGCTGGACCTGGGCGAGCTGATCGGCAAGGGCCGGTGGGGCCGCGTCCACCGCGGCCGCTGGCACGGAGAGGTGGCCATCCGTCTTCTGGAGATTGACGGCAACAACCAGGACCACCTCAAGCTCTTCAAGAAGGAAGTCATGAACTACCGGCAGACACGCCACGAGAACGTTGTGCTTTTCATGGGCGCCTGCATGGCCCCGCCCCACCTGGCCATCATCACAAG ttTCTGCAAAGGCCGGACTTTGTACTCTGTCGTGAGGGACACCAAGAACAATCTGGATATTAACAAGACCAGGCAAATCGCTCAAGAGATTGTAAAG GGCATGGGCTACCTTCACGCCAAAGGCATTGTTCACAAGGATCTGAAATCTAAGAATGTCTTTCACGACACCAACAAGGTGGTGATCACAGACTTTGGCCTTTTCGGGATCTCTGGAGTGGTCCAAGAAGGACG GCGTGAGAATGAGCTGAAGTTGCCACACGGGTGGATCTGTTACTTGGCCCCCGAGATCGTCCGCAAGATGAGCCCGGGCAACAACGAGGACAGACTGCCCTTCTCCAACGCTGCTGACGTCTACGCCTTTGG GACCATATGGTACGAGCTGCAGGCCCGAGACTGGCCCATCACCAACCAGCCCGTGGAGGCTACCATCTGGCAGGTGGGCAGTGGGGAGGGCATCAAGAAGGTGCTGGCCGAGACCAGCCTGGGCAAGGAGGTCACG GAGATCCTGTGCACGTGCTGGGCGTACGACCTGCGGGAGCGGCCCACCTTCGCCCAGCTGGCGGACATGCTGGAGAAGCTGCCCAAGCTCAACAGGAGGCTCTCCCACCCCGGACACTTCTGGAAGTCCGCTGA GTTGTAG
- the ksr1a gene encoding kinase suppressor of Ras 1 isoform X2 has translation MDRVSDKGGKMVESDEQSERDSSGGAAMAALHQCELIQNMIEISISSLQGLRTKCAASNDLTQQEIRTLEVKLMKYICKQLQCKQKVPETERPQALDSYPRLGDWLRTINLRPELIEAVPVKLSLDALLQMPGAQVRETMRRLGSSTEECARLSAALSCLKSATESGGELREDGGPWTSEPTRRDSGSLTPVDQLPGLGLGGPLRPHSPSPLARPSPSTPSTPFAPFPHPRLAPVSATDIAHGYAESLTDPSPYYSARPGRIYGHTSTPPITPPSKRRHRLKPPCTPPPPSRKVLHLLPNITLTRSKSHESQLGNRIEDTPTNKCAKKNKLFLNVQINGNGCEDSPSRSPLLSARTPGAMPATAPYTLPGTPTLLEEHSGLKNNMTVHRSSPQTVRRDIGLNVTHRFSTKSWLSQTCQVCQKNMIFGVKCKHCRLKCHNKCTKEAPSCRISFLPITKIRRTESVPSDINNPVDRPAEAPQFGTLPKAITKKDHPPVLNQLDSSSNPSSTTSSTPSSPAPFQQSNPPSATPPPNPSPKGHRDNRFHFPDVSSSTTLHSESGLPDTVNENEPCAEDLRAELAEDEDGEEEEEEEEEEIEAEGDEEVVEEEEEEDVEEEDEEQAEEEYEEEEEEVHMGSDGECDGDELDDLPSARGSGGSGHWKGPISRKASQTSVYLQEWDIPFEQLDLGELIGKGRWGRVHRGRWHGEVAIRLLEIDGNNQDHLKLFKKEVMNYRQTRHENVVLFMGACMAPPHLAIITSFCKGRTLYSVVRDTKNNLDINKTRQIAQEIVKGMGYLHAKGIVHKDLKSKNVFHDTNKVVITDFGLFGISGVVQEGRRENELKLPHGWICYLAPEIVRKMSPGNNEDRLPFSNAADVYAFGTIWYELQARDWPITNQPVEATIWQVGSGEGIKKVLAETSLGKEVTEILCTCWAYDLRERPTFAQLADMLEKLPKLNRRLSHPGHFWKSAEL, from the exons ATGGATAGAGTGTCTGATAAAGGTGGAAAGATGGTCGAAAGTGATGAACAGTCGGAGAGGGATAGTAGCGGCGGCGCAGCGATGGCCGCGCTACACCAATGCGAACTCATCCAGAACATGATCGAAATCTCCATCTCCAGTTTACAAGGGCTCCGGACCAAATGCGCGGCGTCCAACGATCTCACCCAGCAAGAAATACGCACTTTAGAG GTGAAGCTGATGAAGTACATCTGCAAGCAGCTGCAGTGCAAGCAGAAGGTTCCGGAGACAGAGAGGCCGCAGGCTCTGGACAGCTACCCCAGACTCGGAGACTGGCTGCGCACCATCAACCTCAGGCCAGAGCTCATCGAG GCTGTGCCCGTGAAGCTCTCGTTGGATGCCCTGCTCCAGATGCCCGGTGCCCAAGTGCGGGAGACCATGAGGAGGCTTGGGTCCAGCACGGAGGAGTGTGCCAGGCTGAGTGCCGCCCTGTCCTGCCTCAAGAGCGCCACAGAGTCCG GTGGCGAGCTGAGAGAGGACGGTGGCCCCTGGACGTCGGAGCCCACGCGGCGCGacagcggctccctgacgcccgtTGACCAGCTGCCCGGCCTCGGCCTTGGGGGTCCCCTGCGCCCCCACAGCCCCTCCCCGCTGGCACGGCCGTCCCCCAGCACCCCGTCCACCCCCTTCGCCCCCTTCCCCCACCCGCGGCTGGCGCCCGTGTCCGCCACCGACATTGCCCACGGCTACGCCGAGAGCCTGACAGACCCCAGCCCGTACTACTCGGCGCGGCCCGGGCGCATCTACGGGCACACGTCCACGCCGCCCATCACGCCTCCGTCCAAGCGCCGCCACCGGCTCAAGCCGCCCTGCACGCCGCCGCCGCCCTCGCGGAAGGTGCTCCACCTGCTGCCCAACATCACGCTGACCCGCAGCAAGAGCCACGAGTCCCAGCTGGGCAACCGCATCGAGGACACGCCCACCAACAA GTGCGCCAAGAAGAACAAGCTGTTCCTGAACGTGCAGATCAATGGGAACGGCTGTGAGGACTCGCCCTCGCGCTCCCCGCTGCTCTCTGCCCGCACGCCCGGCGCCATGCCCGCCACTGCCCCCTACACGCTGCCCGGCACCCCCACTCTGCTGGAGGAGCACAGCGGCCTCAAGA ATAACATGACAGTCCACCGAAGCTCTCCTCAGACCGTCAGAAGAGACATCGGCCTTAATGTGACACACAG ATTCTCCACTAAATCCTGGCTCTCCCAGACCTGCCAGGTGTGTCAAAAGAACATGATCTTTGGCGTGAAGTGCAAACACTGCAG gttaAAGTGTCATAACAAGTGTACGAAGGAGGCTCCGTCCTGTCGCATCTCCTTCCTTCCAA TTACTAAGATACGGAGAACGGAGTCAGTACCGTCGGACATCAACAACCCTGTGGACCGGCCGGCCGAAGCGCCGCAGTTTGGCACCTTACCAAAGGCAATAACCAAGAAG GACCACCCACCGGTACTGAACCAACTGGACTCCAGTAGTAACCCGTCCTCCACCACCTcgtccaccccctcctcccccgccCCCTTCCAGCAGAGCAACCCCCCGAGTGCCACCCCGCCGCCCAACCCCTCGCCCAAGGGTCACCGTGACAACCGCTTCCACTTCCCAG ACGTGTCCAGCTCGACCACGCTGCATTCTGAAAGTGGCCTTCCAGACACAGT taaTGAGAACGAGCCATGTGCAGAGGATCTACGGGCCGAGCTGgctgaggatgaggatggagaG gaggaagaggaagaggaagaggaggagattgAGGCCGAGGGGGACGAAGAAGTcgtagaggaagaagaggaagaggatgtggaggaggaggacgaggagcagGCCGAGGAGGAgtacgaggaggaggaagaggaggtccACATGGGCTCGGACGGGGAGTGCGATGGGGACGAGCTGGACGACCTCCCGAGCGCGCGGGGCAGCGGCGGCAGTGGTCACTGGAAGGGCCCCATCTCCCGCAAGGCCAGCCAGACCAGCGTGTACCTGCAGGAGTGGGACATCCCATTCGAGCAGCTGGACCTGGGCGAGCTGATCGGCAAGGGCCGGTGGGGCCGCGTCCACCGCGGCCGCTGGCACGGAGAGGTGGCCATCCGTCTTCTGGAGATTGACGGCAACAACCAGGACCACCTCAAGCTCTTCAAGAAGGAAGTCATGAACTACCGGCAGACACGCCACGAGAACGTTGTGCTTTTCATGGGCGCCTGCATGGCCCCGCCCCACCTGGCCATCATCACAAG ttTCTGCAAAGGCCGGACTTTGTACTCTGTCGTGAGGGACACCAAGAACAATCTGGATATTAACAAGACCAGGCAAATCGCTCAAGAGATTGTAAAG GGCATGGGCTACCTTCACGCCAAAGGCATTGTTCACAAGGATCTGAAATCTAAGAATGTCTTTCACGACACCAACAAGGTGGTGATCACAGACTTTGGCCTTTTCGGGATCTCTGGAGTGGTCCAAGAAGGACG GCGTGAGAATGAGCTGAAGTTGCCACACGGGTGGATCTGTTACTTGGCCCCCGAGATCGTCCGCAAGATGAGCCCGGGCAACAACGAGGACAGACTGCCCTTCTCCAACGCTGCTGACGTCTACGCCTTTGG GACCATATGGTACGAGCTGCAGGCCCGAGACTGGCCCATCACCAACCAGCCCGTGGAGGCTACCATCTGGCAGGTGGGCAGTGGGGAGGGCATCAAGAAGGTGCTGGCCGAGACCAGCCTGGGCAAGGAGGTCACG GAGATCCTGTGCACGTGCTGGGCGTACGACCTGCGGGAGCGGCCCACCTTCGCCCAGCTGGCGGACATGCTGGAGAAGCTGCCCAAGCTCAACAGGAGGCTCTCCCACCCCGGACACTTCTGGAAGTCCGCTGA GTTGTAG